In Dyadobacter sp. CECT 9275, the following proteins share a genomic window:
- the hslV gene encoding ATP-dependent protease subunit HslV, translating into MEKIHATTVLGIVHNGTVALGADGQATMGSTVAKSNVRKIRALLGGKILVGFAGSTADAFTLLERFEEKLNAYGGNMKRAAIELAKDWRTDRYLRKLEAMMITANAEEILVISGTGDVLEPENGIAAIGSGGNFAQSAAAALKKHATHLSAEEMVREGLTVAADLCIYTNHNFIIQKVQS; encoded by the coding sequence ATGGAAAAAATACACGCTACAACTGTCCTTGGTATAGTTCACAACGGAACCGTAGCACTCGGAGCCGATGGGCAGGCTACAATGGGAAGTACGGTCGCAAAAAGTAATGTCAGGAAAATAAGGGCATTACTCGGAGGCAAAATACTGGTAGGGTTTGCCGGTTCAACAGCGGATGCTTTTACGCTATTGGAACGCTTCGAAGAAAAACTGAATGCCTATGGCGGAAACATGAAACGCGCAGCCATAGAACTGGCAAAAGACTGGCGTACCGACCGTTACCTGAGAAAATTAGAAGCCATGATGATTACGGCCAACGCTGAAGAAATACTGGTGATATCAGGCACCGGAGATGTACTGGAACCGGAAAATGGTATTGCGGCTATCGGATCAGGAGGGAATTTCGCACAGTCGGCAGCGGCTGCCCTGAAGAAACATGCCACACACTTATCTGCTGAGGAAATGGTAAGAGAAGGATTAACTGTGGCTGCAGACCTCTGTATTTATACTAATCACAATTTTATAATTCAAAAGGTACAGTCATAA
- the lepA gene encoding translation elongation factor 4 has protein sequence MKNIRNFCIIAHIDHGKSTLADRLLEFTKTVSNRDMQAQLLDNMDLERERGITIKSHAIQMTYAYQGQEYILNLIDTPGHVDFSYEVSRSIAACEGALLLVDASQGTEAQTISNLYLAINHDLVIIPVLNKIDLPGAMPEEIKDEMVDMLGCDREDIIPASGKEGIGIEEILNAIVERIPAPVGDPEAPLQALIFDSVFNSYRGIEVIFRVKNGSIKKGDRVKFMATGKEYFADEIGTLGLNQIPKQTVECGDVGYLISGIKVAKEVKVGDTFTHISRPAAEAIQGFSEVKPMVFAGIYPVDTSEFEELREAMEKLQLNDAALVWEPETSAALGFGFRCGFLGMLHMEIVQERLEREFDMTVITTVPSVQFRIINTKDQLLNISAPSEMPEPNHIKWIEEPFINAQIITKSDYIGPILNLCMDKRGILKNQVYLTAERVELQFHMPLAEVVFDFFDKLKTISRGYASLDYELHGYQESDMVKLDVMLNGEAVDALSAIVHRSKSYEWGKKLCEKLRELIPRQMFEIAIQAAIGQKIIARETVKAMRKDVLAKCYGGDISRKRKLLEKQKKGKKRMRQVGNVEIPQEAFMAVLKIN, from the coding sequence ATGAAGAATATTCGCAATTTTTGTATCATCGCCCATATTGATCATGGGAAAAGCACACTGGCTGACCGTCTGCTGGAATTCACCAAAACGGTTTCTAACCGGGATATGCAGGCCCAGCTTCTGGATAATATGGATTTGGAAAGAGAGCGGGGCATTACCATAAAAAGCCACGCCATCCAGATGACCTATGCGTATCAGGGCCAGGAATACATCCTTAACCTGATTGATACCCCCGGGCATGTTGATTTTTCATACGAAGTTTCGCGGTCTATAGCGGCCTGTGAAGGCGCACTGTTGCTGGTGGACGCTTCACAAGGTACTGAGGCACAAACCATATCCAATCTGTATCTGGCGATCAACCATGACCTGGTGATTATTCCGGTACTGAACAAAATTGATCTGCCAGGCGCAATGCCGGAGGAGATCAAGGATGAAATGGTAGACATGCTTGGCTGTGACCGTGAAGATATTATTCCAGCAAGCGGCAAAGAGGGGATCGGAATTGAAGAGATTTTGAATGCGATTGTGGAGCGGATTCCCGCACCCGTAGGTGATCCTGAAGCGCCGCTTCAGGCTCTTATTTTTGATTCCGTTTTCAACTCCTACAGAGGAATAGAAGTAATTTTCCGGGTTAAAAACGGAAGTATAAAAAAAGGTGACCGTGTAAAATTCATGGCCACCGGAAAGGAATATTTTGCCGACGAAATAGGAACGCTCGGGCTCAATCAGATACCCAAACAAACCGTGGAATGCGGAGATGTAGGTTACCTGATATCCGGAATCAAGGTAGCGAAGGAAGTAAAAGTTGGTGATACCTTTACCCATATCAGTCGGCCTGCGGCCGAGGCAATTCAGGGATTTTCAGAGGTAAAACCAATGGTTTTTGCAGGTATATACCCTGTTGACACCAGTGAATTTGAGGAACTCAGGGAAGCCATGGAGAAACTTCAGCTTAATGACGCCGCCCTTGTCTGGGAACCCGAAACATCGGCTGCTTTGGGTTTTGGTTTCCGCTGCGGGTTCCTGGGTATGCTACACATGGAAATTGTGCAGGAAAGGCTCGAAAGGGAATTCGACATGACTGTTATCACAACGGTACCCTCTGTTCAGTTCAGGATCATCAATACCAAAGATCAGTTGCTGAACATCAGCGCGCCTTCCGAAATGCCGGAACCCAATCACATCAAATGGATAGAAGAGCCTTTCATTAACGCGCAAATCATCACCAAGTCCGATTACATTGGCCCGATTTTAAACCTCTGTATGGACAAACGGGGTATCCTTAAAAATCAGGTATACCTGACAGCCGAGCGCGTCGAACTTCAGTTCCACATGCCCCTTGCAGAAGTTGTTTTTGACTTTTTTGATAAACTTAAAACCATTTCACGGGGATACGCTTCACTGGATTACGAATTACATGGATACCAGGAATCCGACATGGTAAAGCTGGATGTCATGCTCAACGGTGAGGCCGTGGACGCACTTTCGGCCATTGTCCACCGATCCAAATCGTATGAATGGGGCAAAAAACTATGTGAAAAATTACGCGAGCTCATTCCGCGCCAGATGTTTGAAATTGCCATTCAGGCTGCCATCGGGCAAAAGATCATTGCCCGGGAAACCGTGAAAGCCATGCGTAAGGATGTATTGGCCAAATGTTATGGGGGTGATATTTCCAGGAAACGCAAACTTTTGGAAAAACAGAAAAAGGGTAAGAAACGCATGCGACAGGTTGGAAATGTAGAAATACCGCAGGAAGCATTTATGGCGGTTCTGAAAATCAACTAG
- a CDS encoding NADP-dependent glyceraldehyde-3-phosphate dehydrogenase, giving the protein MDFNSKLSGIFYADKDIPTEFTLPSLVHQREYLSNGEMREWNGPVHEVFSPVCIHTENGLERKLIGSYPVCTEKEAMESLDAAVAAYNNGRGEWPTMGLAERINCVERFTGKMIEQKDIIVKLIMWEIGKSVADSNKEFDRTVEYIYATIDSLKNLDRDSSGFEIVDGIAAQVRRSPLGVVLCMGPFNYPLNETFTTLIPALIMGNTILFKPPKFGTLLHYPLQEAFRDCFPKGVVNVIYGRGNAIVPGLMQSGKINVLTLIGSSKVANELKKSHPKVNRLRAVLGLDAKNAAIVTSNADISLAVKETLSGSLSFNGQRCTALKIVWVHRSKVDLFLSEFSKAVAELKYGMPWEKGVSLTPLPETNKIEYLNSCIEDAQLHGAQVVNENGGQSAGSFFYPAVVYPVNNKMKLYYEEQFGPIVPVVPFDDLEETISYLIESTHGQQVSIFSEDAGEVAALIDPLVNQVSRVNINSQCQRGPDVFPFTGRKDSAEGTLSVADAIRSFSIRSLVAFKMNDSNKQLINQIVKEDTSNFLSTKFIF; this is encoded by the coding sequence ATGGATTTCAACTCCAAATTATCCGGAATCTTTTACGCCGACAAAGATATCCCTACAGAATTTACGCTTCCGTCACTTGTTCACCAGCGTGAGTATCTAAGCAATGGTGAAATGCGGGAATGGAACGGTCCGGTTCATGAAGTTTTTTCTCCTGTTTGTATCCATACCGAAAATGGACTGGAGCGGAAACTCATCGGTAGTTATCCCGTGTGTACGGAAAAAGAAGCGATGGAATCACTGGATGCGGCTGTAGCCGCGTACAACAATGGCCGGGGCGAATGGCCGACCATGGGACTGGCCGAACGTATCAACTGCGTGGAACGCTTCACGGGGAAAATGATCGAACAGAAAGATATCATTGTTAAACTGATTATGTGGGAAATCGGAAAATCCGTTGCCGACTCCAACAAAGAATTTGACAGAACCGTTGAATATATCTATGCAACCATAGATTCACTTAAAAACCTTGACCGGGATTCGTCGGGTTTCGAGATTGTCGATGGTATTGCAGCACAGGTGCGCAGGTCTCCGCTTGGTGTGGTATTATGCATGGGACCTTTCAACTACCCGCTCAACGAAACCTTCACAACCCTCATCCCCGCGCTAATTATGGGGAATACAATTCTTTTCAAACCTCCGAAATTTGGTACATTACTCCATTATCCTTTACAGGAGGCATTCCGTGATTGTTTCCCCAAAGGGGTAGTCAATGTGATCTATGGCCGCGGCAATGCCATCGTACCGGGCCTGATGCAGTCAGGAAAAATCAATGTACTGACGCTCATCGGGTCCAGTAAAGTGGCCAATGAACTGAAGAAATCTCACCCTAAGGTTAACCGCCTACGCGCTGTTTTAGGACTGGATGCAAAAAATGCCGCGATTGTCACCTCCAATGCAGACATTTCTCTTGCGGTAAAAGAAACTTTGTCTGGCTCACTCTCATTTAACGGGCAGCGTTGCACGGCCCTTAAAATTGTCTGGGTACACCGAAGCAAAGTGGATTTGTTTTTATCCGAATTCAGTAAGGCTGTTGCAGAACTGAAATATGGCATGCCCTGGGAAAAAGGAGTTTCACTCACACCCCTGCCCGAAACCAATAAAATTGAGTACCTTAACAGCTGTATCGAGGATGCCCAACTGCATGGTGCACAGGTAGTAAATGAAAACGGCGGCCAATCGGCAGGCTCGTTTTTCTATCCGGCAGTTGTATATCCGGTCAATAACAAAATGAAACTTTACTATGAAGAGCAGTTTGGCCCTATTGTACCGGTTGTACCTTTTGACGACCTGGAAGAAACGATATCCTATCTGATCGAATCTACCCATGGCCAGCAGGTCAGCATTTTCAGTGAGGATGCAGGGGAGGTTGCAGCATTAATTGATCCGCTGGTCAACCAGGTAAGCCGGGTAAACATCAACAGCCAATGCCAGCGCGGGCCTGATGTTTTCCCATTCACGGGAAGAAAAGACAGCGCGGAAGGAACACTTTCAGTAGCCGATGCCATCCGTTCCTTCTCAATCCGGTCACTGGTTGCTTTCAAGATGAATGATTCTAACAAACAGCTGATCAACCAGATCGTGAAAGAGGATACTTCCAATTTCCTGAGTACCAAATTCATATTCTGA
- a CDS encoding MFS transporter, whose translation MTQSVNSSRLFNASCFALITTAFSFSIRAGILAQLGTEFNLTAAQLGFINSMAFLGMPLSMIIGGLVYHTIGPKIIMQVAFFCHAVGIIMTIYAGAVGGYVGLLVSTFFIGIGNGCTEAACNPMIADSYSGLQMSKMLNRFHMWFPGGIVVGAVLSKFMTDANLGWQAQIWVIMIPTIIYAVLFFGQTFPKPHIAGVTSIGENLKAMFSPLFIFIFLCMALTAISEFGPQQWTSLILSKSGANPMLILALVTGLMAVTRFFAAPIVKTLGSTGILLGSAILATLGIYLLSTVTGPTAYLAAVVFAFGVALFWPTMIGFVAQYVPLSGALGMSIVGGVGMFSTAIFQPIIGGWIDADTAEKAAQGLTGDELALAAGQATLSTMAAFPGILIVAFAFLYFWMRGSKVEAAATAH comes from the coding sequence ATGACTCAATCTGTTAATAGCTCACGGCTTTTTAATGCAAGCTGCTTTGCGCTCATTACCACTGCTTTCTCTTTTAGTATACGGGCGGGTATACTCGCCCAACTTGGCACCGAGTTCAACCTCACCGCCGCGCAGCTTGGGTTTATAAACTCTATGGCTTTTCTGGGTATGCCGCTCTCCATGATCATCGGTGGGCTTGTTTATCATACAATTGGTCCTAAAATCATCATGCAGGTGGCATTTTTCTGCCACGCAGTTGGAATTATCATGACTATTTACGCAGGAGCCGTAGGCGGTTACGTTGGTCTGCTGGTTTCTACTTTCTTTATCGGAATTGGCAATGGCTGTACAGAAGCAGCATGTAATCCAATGATTGCTGACAGTTATTCGGGCTTACAAATGAGCAAAATGCTGAACCGGTTTCACATGTGGTTCCCCGGAGGAATTGTTGTTGGAGCGGTACTTTCCAAATTTATGACCGATGCCAACCTGGGCTGGCAGGCGCAAATCTGGGTAATCATGATTCCTACCATCATATATGCCGTTCTGTTTTTTGGACAAACATTTCCAAAGCCGCATATCGCAGGTGTTACTTCTATCGGTGAAAATTTAAAAGCGATGTTCTCTCCTTTATTCATTTTCATATTCTTGTGCATGGCCCTTACCGCCATCAGTGAGTTTGGCCCGCAGCAATGGACTTCTTTGATTTTGAGTAAAAGTGGCGCGAATCCAATGCTTATTCTGGCTTTGGTTACCGGTTTAATGGCCGTAACGAGGTTCTTTGCTGCACCCATCGTCAAGACGCTGGGATCGACTGGAATTTTACTCGGCTCCGCTATTCTGGCGACCTTGGGTATTTATCTGCTCAGCACGGTTACGGGCCCAACTGCTTACCTGGCGGCTGTTGTCTTTGCATTTGGTGTGGCGCTATTCTGGCCAACCATGATTGGCTTCGTTGCACAATACGTGCCATTGAGCGGGGCACTTGGGATGTCTATCGTTGGTGGTGTGGGTATGTTCTCAACCGCGATATTCCAGCCGATCATCGGAGGCTGGATCGATGCTGACACTGCGGAAAAGGCGGCTCAGGGACTAACAGGTGACGAACTGGCGCTTGCTGCTGGTCAGGCAACGTTGAGCACCATGGCTGCTTTCCCCGGAATACTGATCGTTGCCTTCGCATTCCTGTATTTCTGGATGCGTGGTAGTAAAGTTGAAGCTGCCGCTACTGCGCATTGA
- a CDS encoding Gfo/Idh/MocA family protein, giving the protein MGMVGGSLDAFIGGVHRRAAIMDGEIELVCGAFSSDPEKSKETGRGLYLPENRIYNNYEEMILKEKELPEGERMDFVSVVTPNHVHYGPSKMALEHGFHVVCDKPVTLNTAEAEEIAALVEKTGLIFCLTHNYTGYPMVKEAKQMIASGAIGKVRKVIVEYPQGWLSTLVEVTGNKQAAWRTDPAKSGAAGGLGDIGTHAENLAEYITGLKITQLCADLTIFVEGRVLDDDAHVLLRFDNGAKGILQDSQIANGEENDLNIRVYGETGGLQWKQMEPNTLIHKTNQGARIIRTSVGNLSRAAQVHTRVPAGHPEGYFEAFANLYRNFAFHVRARLEGKTVDPVYDFPTAADGLRGMKFIDTVLASNQSEQKWTDFNF; this is encoded by the coding sequence ATGGGTATGGTTGGTGGCTCCCTGGATGCATTTATAGGTGGAGTTCATCGCCGTGCTGCCATAATGGATGGAGAAATTGAACTGGTATGTGGTGCTTTCAGCTCTGACCCCGAGAAATCAAAAGAAACAGGCCGGGGGTTATATTTACCCGAAAACCGTATTTACAACAATTACGAGGAGATGATCCTCAAAGAGAAAGAGCTTCCTGAGGGAGAAAGGATGGACTTTGTGTCTGTGGTAACTCCCAATCATGTGCACTATGGTCCTTCTAAAATGGCGCTGGAACATGGTTTTCATGTTGTCTGCGACAAACCGGTTACCCTGAATACAGCCGAGGCCGAGGAAATTGCTGCCCTTGTTGAAAAAACGGGGTTAATCTTTTGCCTGACACATAATTACACTGGCTATCCTATGGTCAAAGAAGCGAAACAGATGATAGCTTCCGGGGCGATCGGAAAAGTACGAAAGGTTATCGTGGAATATCCGCAGGGGTGGCTATCCACTTTGGTTGAAGTTACCGGCAATAAACAGGCTGCGTGGCGCACAGATCCGGCCAAGTCTGGTGCTGCAGGCGGGCTCGGGGATATCGGAACGCATGCGGAAAACCTTGCAGAATATATAACCGGCCTTAAAATTACCCAGCTTTGTGCTGACCTCACTATTTTTGTGGAGGGCCGAGTGCTGGATGATGACGCCCATGTGCTGCTAAGGTTCGACAATGGCGCAAAAGGTATTCTGCAGGACAGCCAGATCGCCAATGGGGAAGAAAACGACCTCAATATCCGGGTATACGGAGAAACAGGCGGTTTGCAGTGGAAGCAAATGGAACCCAATACTCTGATCCACAAAACAAATCAAGGAGCCAGGATCATCCGGACGAGCGTTGGAAACCTGTCAAGGGCGGCGCAAGTACATACGCGTGTTCCGGCTGGCCATCCGGAAGGTTATTTTGAAGCGTTTGCGAATCTGTACCGCAATTTTGCTTTTCACGTAAGAGCAAGGCTGGAAGGAAAAACGGTTGATCCGGTATACGATTTCCCCACTGCAGCGGATGGTCTCAGAGGAATGAAGTTTATTGATACCGTTCTGGCATCCAATCAGTCAGAGCAGAAATGGACCGATTTCAATTTTTAA
- a CDS encoding GNAT family N-acetyltransferase: MLEITPYRITQQNELVSMILEIQQNEFNIPITAKDQPDLYMIDAFYRKNGGEFWTATHNGTVVGSIALIKISNRCGVIRKMFVKKEFRGKEFCIAQKLLDKLVDYSIHSEIGTLYLGTIDKLKAALRFYEKNDFLLIDKAQLPIDFPVMEVDNVFCRRHLKSPVNN, encoded by the coding sequence ATGCTTGAGATTACCCCATACCGTATCACTCAGCAGAATGAGCTTGTGAGCATGATTCTTGAAATCCAGCAAAATGAATTCAACATCCCCATCACGGCGAAAGACCAGCCCGATTTATACATGATTGATGCATTTTATCGGAAAAATGGGGGCGAATTCTGGACCGCAACGCACAACGGGACGGTGGTCGGCAGTATTGCCCTGATCAAAATCAGCAATCGCTGCGGAGTGATCCGGAAAATGTTTGTCAAAAAAGAGTTTCGCGGAAAAGAATTCTGTATTGCTCAGAAGCTTTTGGACAAACTTGTTGATTATAGTATCCATTCGGAAATCGGAACGCTTTACCTGGGAACCATTGACAAGCTAAAAGCCGCTTTACGCTTTTATGAAAAAAATGATTTTCTGTTAATCGACAAAGCCCAATTACCGATAGACTTTCCTGTCATGGAGGTAGATAACGTCTTTTGCCGCCGACATTTGAAAAGTCCCGTAAATAATTAG
- a CDS encoding pyruvate dehydrogenase complex dihydrolipoamide acetyltransferase has protein sequence MAEVIRMPKMSDTMEEGVIAEWHKKVGDKIKSGEVIAEVETDKATMDLESYYDGTLLYIGVKKGDAVPIDGIMAVVGNEGEDYKSLLDGGSSNGAAKEEPKAEEPKKEETAPVAPAPKAAPAQSTEKINAVVVRMPKMSDTMEEGTLVSWQKKVGDQVKSGDILAEVETDKATMELEAYEDGTLLYVGIKEGEAVPVDGIIAVIGESGANVEALLARENGEGGTEEATAEKPNAPAPDASSEKAVSVADSGDRIKASPLAKRMADEKGIDLAKIEGSGDNGRIVKRDVDEFKPAAKAEAAAAPAPKAAPAEAAPKATEAVASGDYTDLPVSQMRKTIARRLSDSLFTAPHFYVTMEIVMDKAMALRPQLNEVSPAKISFNDMVVKACAVALKQHPAVNSAWLGDKIRRYNYVNIGIAVAVDEGLLVPVVRDADKKTLSVISAEVKEFAGKAKDKKLQPKDWEGNTFSISNLGMFGVDEFTAIINPPDACILAIGAIKKVAAFKEDGTVYPTNIMKVTLSSDHRVVDGATAASFLQTVKKLLEEPMSMLV, from the coding sequence ATGGCAGAAGTAATCCGTATGCCCAAGATGAGCGACACCATGGAAGAGGGTGTTATCGCAGAATGGCACAAAAAAGTGGGTGATAAAATCAAATCAGGAGAAGTAATTGCCGAGGTGGAAACCGACAAAGCAACGATGGATCTTGAATCTTACTATGATGGTACGCTGCTGTATATTGGAGTCAAAAAAGGTGATGCTGTACCCATTGATGGCATAATGGCTGTGGTTGGAAATGAAGGCGAAGACTACAAGTCTTTGCTGGATGGAGGAAGCTCCAACGGTGCTGCCAAGGAAGAGCCAAAAGCCGAAGAGCCGAAGAAAGAGGAAACTGCTCCAGTCGCTCCTGCGCCCAAAGCGGCTCCGGCACAATCAACTGAAAAAATCAATGCGGTTGTGGTGCGTATGCCAAAAATGAGTGATACCATGGAAGAGGGAACACTTGTTTCATGGCAGAAAAAGGTGGGTGATCAGGTAAAATCAGGAGATATTCTGGCCGAAGTGGAAACGGATAAGGCGACCATGGAGCTTGAAGCATATGAAGACGGTACACTTTTATACGTTGGTATTAAAGAGGGTGAAGCAGTACCTGTGGACGGAATTATTGCGGTAATTGGTGAAAGTGGTGCTAATGTGGAAGCTTTGCTTGCCCGTGAAAACGGAGAAGGCGGAACGGAGGAAGCTACGGCCGAAAAACCAAATGCTCCGGCACCTGATGCCTCATCAGAAAAAGCAGTTTCTGTTGCTGATTCAGGAGACAGAATCAAAGCATCGCCGCTTGCCAAACGCATGGCAGATGAAAAAGGTATTGACCTTGCCAAAATTGAAGGAAGTGGTGATAACGGACGCATAGTGAAACGCGATGTGGACGAGTTCAAACCAGCCGCTAAAGCCGAAGCAGCGGCAGCTCCCGCGCCAAAAGCGGCGCCTGCTGAAGCAGCACCAAAAGCAACGGAAGCAGTTGCCTCAGGTGATTACACCGATCTGCCGGTTTCTCAAATGCGGAAAACCATCGCCCGTCGTTTAAGTGACAGCTTATTTACTGCTCCGCATTTCTATGTCACCATGGAAATCGTTATGGACAAAGCTATGGCGCTTCGTCCGCAGCTGAATGAAGTAAGTCCTGCCAAAATTTCTTTTAATGACATGGTCGTTAAAGCTTGCGCGGTAGCTCTGAAACAACATCCTGCTGTAAATTCAGCGTGGTTGGGAGATAAAATCAGAAGATATAACTACGTTAACATTGGTATAGCCGTAGCAGTAGACGAAGGTCTGCTGGTACCTGTAGTGCGTGATGCTGACAAGAAAACGCTGTCGGTTATTTCTGCTGAGGTAAAAGAATTTGCCGGAAAAGCGAAAGACAAAAAACTTCAGCCAAAAGACTGGGAAGGAAATACCTTCTCGATCTCCAATCTGGGAATGTTTGGTGTAGATGAGTTTACTGCTATCATTAATCCCCCTGATGCTTGTATACTGGCTATCGGCGCCATCAAAAAAGTGGCGGCTTTCAAGGAAGATGGTACTGTTTACCCAACCAACATCATGAAAGTTACGTTGTCGTCGGACCACCGTGTAGTAGATGGAGCAACCGCAGCTTCCTTCCTTCAGACAGTTAAAAAACTGTTGGAAGAACCTATGAGCATGCTGGTTTAG
- a CDS encoding MATE family efflux transporter, whose amino-acid sequence MKEEASQTIKLALPIIIGELAQMALHLIDSAMVGAISYKQLAAAALVLNTMNIPFVVGIGMTISVSQMVSMAHGRHDSKLVSHYLFNGFCLCALTAIFISLVLISGEDILHHLGQDPEVVELAIPFMRLMGISIIPMLLFMTLKQFTDGLEYTKTAMILSLAGMPLNILLNWLLIYGHWGFPRLELLGAGWATLITRTIIFTALAVVILRHKTFQRYITVGRNQWKFNLKTWRELLYIGIPSSLQIGMEAGAFAVSGIIIGTLGAVSQAAHQIALSCASFTFMASMGLAQAGSIRVSNAFGRGNWAKIHLIGKSTIYTALIYGTLCAIVFGVFRIQLPQAFNNNRQVLELASLLLIFAAFFQISDSTQAITAGLLRGIKDVKAPTIFIGIAYWVLGIPIGYILAFRFDMGASGMWLGLIAGLTFASIFLIIRFFKMSRKNNISKTV is encoded by the coding sequence ATGAAAGAAGAAGCATCACAAACTATTAAACTTGCCCTGCCCATTATTATCGGTGAACTGGCTCAGATGGCGCTCCATCTGATTGACTCTGCCATGGTAGGGGCTATCAGTTACAAACAGCTGGCAGCTGCCGCTCTGGTACTGAACACCATGAACATCCCGTTTGTGGTAGGTATCGGGATGACGATCTCCGTTTCGCAAATGGTATCGATGGCCCATGGCCGGCACGACAGCAAGCTGGTATCTCATTATCTTTTTAATGGTTTTTGCCTCTGTGCACTTACGGCCATTTTTATTTCTCTGGTCCTTATTTCGGGAGAAGATATCCTGCACCACCTGGGTCAGGATCCTGAGGTAGTCGAACTGGCCATACCTTTTATGAGGCTGATGGGCATTTCTATCATTCCTATGCTGCTTTTTATGACGCTCAAGCAGTTCACGGATGGTCTGGAGTATACCAAAACCGCCATGATACTATCCCTGGCGGGTATGCCCCTCAACATCCTGCTCAACTGGCTGCTGATTTACGGGCACTGGGGCTTCCCCCGTCTTGAACTGCTGGGTGCCGGCTGGGCAACGCTCATCACCCGCACCATTATCTTCACTGCCCTGGCTGTTGTTATTCTGAGACATAAAACGTTTCAGCGTTACATAACAGTTGGCCGGAACCAGTGGAAATTCAACCTGAAAACCTGGCGGGAGCTACTGTACATAGGCATACCGAGCAGCCTGCAGATTGGAATGGAAGCCGGGGCATTTGCCGTGTCAGGAATCATCATCGGCACACTGGGAGCCGTCTCACAAGCGGCTCATCAAATCGCCCTCAGTTGCGCCTCGTTTACCTTTATGGCTTCTATGGGACTCGCCCAGGCAGGATCCATCCGTGTTAGTAATGCTTTTGGAAGAGGAAACTGGGCCAAGATTCACCTCATTGGAAAAAGCACTATTTATACCGCCCTGATCTACGGCACCCTCTGTGCAATTGTTTTTGGTGTGTTCAGGATACAGCTCCCGCAAGCATTCAACAACAACCGGCAGGTACTTGAACTGGCGTCACTTCTGCTCATCTTTGCGGCTTTTTTTCAGATATCCGACAGCACACAGGCGATTACCGCCGGGCTGCTGAGGGGGATCAAGGATGTAAAAGCCCCAACCATTTTTATAGGTATCGCTTACTGGGTTTTAGGTATCCCAATCGGATATATACTGGCATTTCGATTTGATATGGGAGCATCAGGTATGTGGCTCGGCCTGATTGCCGGGCTCACCTTCGCATCCATATTTCTGATCATACGATTTTTCAAGATGAGCAGGAAGAATAACATTTCGAAAACGGTGTAA